A single Diachasmimorpha longicaudata isolate KC_UGA_2023 chromosome 10, iyDiaLong2, whole genome shotgun sequence DNA region contains:
- the LOC135166817 gene encoding intraflagellar transport protein 81 homolog isoform X1, with the protein MTKMNDDLKFIIAELNKIFKKIHTFISFKSVQSGDLLQILSDVLSDVTETPKVDMRDENLDQSAVRILTILRVLKYQPSKEPTLFRQRLVKGDQETIYEVLKWLFTNKDIARQRAYLSRFLVKVEVPPEYLADPETAALYERYEALIEDFKMVHKEREAGRKSGEAATELKTDLKAMEKEREVILDRLEKVKVRTESNSHLLKAANELRSERDRDHELSLQRVQEKEAISNIQVSLERAERKLHLLQEAGVELSPQVLEQRLTEEVMLLTAVKNERLPAELAALKSQVEALNAVANTYAGPDDIIKLRQKLDVLAREVQALAETKVSEGGADQMAPFRQQAAAIAGIKRNTLERLEKTERNVEELMNKLEEKKETTKRLGQDSVPKGEELKRYVARLKTKSVLYKKCRTELGGLRAEAGVLSRTLAILDGKLGKVKTREDDKEELGREGSLPDGYSEDTAEETNKRLKKDVMDFKAKLAPLLNELQPLRIKAQDLDDRYESARRSHEAVEASINGTVSTLSEEVKTLQENFDRDNGELMQLRDEIAKFRLAQERVQQEMRLYASHSGGPSFRDKLNESIIAEEKKFKQLKEEEKIVRELVERNEYQTHQWNHLIAIFECKLHYMQESKKRDGIVVRNEGTETLILQ; encoded by the exons atgacaaaaatgaaCGACGATTTGAAGTTTATCATAGCTGAGCTGAATAagatattcaagaaaattcatacatttatttctttcaagTCGGTGCAGTCGGGAGATTTATTACAG ATATTAAGTGATGTTTTGTCGGACGTGACGGAGACTCCCAAAGTCGATATGAGGGACGAGAATCTGGATCAATCAGCAGTGAGAATACTTACGATTCTGCGAGTCCTGAAATATCAACCCAGTAAAGAACCTACTCTGTTCAG ACAGAGATTGGTGAAAGGAGATCAAGAAACTATTTATGAGGTTCTAAAATGGTTGTTCACCAACAAAGACATTGCAAGGCAACGTGCGTATCTGTCAAGATTTCTAGTGAAg GTGGAAGTTCCCCCGGAATACCTGGCCGACCCGGAAACCGCAGCGCTGTACGAGCGCTACGAGGCCCTCATAGAAGACTTCAAGATGGTCCATAAAGAGCGTGAAGCTGGCCGAAAAAGTGGTGAAGCAGCAACAGAACTAAAAACCGATCTAAAAGCTATGGAGAAAGAGCGTGAGGTAATACTGGATCGTCTCGAGAAGGTAAAAGTTCGTACAGAATCAAACTCCCATCTTCTGAAAGCTGCGAATGAACTTCGCTCAGAACGCGACAGAGATCATGAACTGTCTCTCCAAAGGGTCCAGGAGAAAGAAGCAATATCAAATATCCAGGTATCTCTGGAACGGGCAGAGCGAAAGCTTCATCTGCTCCAGGAAGCGGGAGTGGAGCTTTCTCCGCAAGTCTTGGAGCAAAGACTTACGGAGGAAGTGATGCTACTGACAGCGGTGAAGAACGAGAGGTTGCCAGCAGAGTTGGCGGCTCTGAAGTCACAAGTTGAGGCTCTGAATGCAGTGGCGAACACTTACGCAGGTCCTGATGATATAATAAAATTGCGACAGAAGCTTGATGTCTTGGCTAGAGAAGTTCAAGCTCTAGCTGAGACGAAGGTCAGTGAGGGTGGAGCTGATCAGATGGCACCGTTCAGGCAGCAGGCCGCTGCAATTGCGGGAATCAAGAGGAATACTTTAGAGCGTCTCGAGAAGACCGAACGAAATGTAgaagaattaatgaacaaactggaggaaaaaaaagagacgACCAAAAGACTCGGTCAAGACTCAGTTCCCAAGGGAGAGGAGCTGAAGCGATATGTCGCTAGGCTGAAGACGAAAAGTGTTCTTTACAAGAAATGTAGAACAGAACTTGGGGGACTGCGAGCTGAGGCTGGAGTTCTCAGCAGAACTCTTGCGATACTTGATGGTAAACTTGGTAAAGTCAAAACTAGGGAGGATGATAAGGAAGAGCTTGGGAGGGAGGGTTCCCTCCCGGATGGGTACTCGGAAGATACCGCTGAGGAGACTAATAAGAGGCTCAAGAAGGATGTGATGGATTTCAAGGCTAAACTGGCGCCGTTATTGAATG AACTGCAGCCTTTGAGAATCAAAGCACAAGACTTGGACGACAGATATGAATCAGCCCGGCGGAGTCACGAAGCTGTGGAAGCGAGTATCAATGGAACGGTTTCAACTCTCTCCGAGGAAGTTAAAACACTTCAAGAAAATTTCGATAGG gACAATGGAGAGCTGATGCAGCTGAGAGATGAGATCGCTAAATTTCGATTGGCACAAGAAAGAGTTCAACAGGAAATGCGA TTGTACGCGAGTCACAGTGGTGGTCCGTCCTTCAGAGACAAGTTAAATGAATCGATTATCGCTGAAGAGAAGAAGTTCAAGCAGTTGAAGGAGGAAGAGAAAATAGTGCGAGAGCTTGTGGAGCGGAATGAGTATCAAACCCACCAGTGGAATCATCTAATAGC GATCTTCGAGTGTAAATTACACTACATGCAGGAGAGCAAAAAACGAGACGGAATCGTAGTCCGTAATGAAGGCACTGAAACGTTAAtacttcagtaa
- the LOC135166817 gene encoding intraflagellar transport protein 81 homolog isoform X3: MTKMNDDLKFIIAELNKIFKKIHTFISFKSVQSGDLLQILSDVLSDVTETPKVDMRDENLDQSAVRILTILRVLKYQPSKEPTLFRQRLVKGDQETIYEVLKWLFTNKDIARQRAYLSRFLVKVEVPPEYLADPETAALYERYEALIEDFKMVHKEREAGRKSGEAATELKTDLKAMEKEREVILDRLEKVKVRTESNSHLLKAANELRSERDRDHELSLQRVQEKEAISNIQVSLERAERKLHLLQEAGVELSPQVLEQRLTEEVMLLTAVKNERLPAELAALKSQVEALNAVANTYAGPDDIIKLRQKLDVLAREVQALAETKVSEGGADQMAPFRQQAAAIAGIKRNTLERLEKTERNVEELMNKLEEKKETTKRLGQDSVPKGEELKRYVARLKTKSVLYKKCRTELGGLRAEAGVLSRTLAILDGKLGKVKTREDDKEELGREGSLPDGYSEDTAEETNKRLKKDVMDFKAKLAPLLNELQPLRIKAQDLDDRYESARRSHEAVEASINGTVSTLSEEVKTLQENFDRDNGELMQLRDEIAKFRLAQERVQQEMRLIQNCL; this comes from the exons atgacaaaaatgaaCGACGATTTGAAGTTTATCATAGCTGAGCTGAATAagatattcaagaaaattcatacatttatttctttcaagTCGGTGCAGTCGGGAGATTTATTACAG ATATTAAGTGATGTTTTGTCGGACGTGACGGAGACTCCCAAAGTCGATATGAGGGACGAGAATCTGGATCAATCAGCAGTGAGAATACTTACGATTCTGCGAGTCCTGAAATATCAACCCAGTAAAGAACCTACTCTGTTCAG ACAGAGATTGGTGAAAGGAGATCAAGAAACTATTTATGAGGTTCTAAAATGGTTGTTCACCAACAAAGACATTGCAAGGCAACGTGCGTATCTGTCAAGATTTCTAGTGAAg GTGGAAGTTCCCCCGGAATACCTGGCCGACCCGGAAACCGCAGCGCTGTACGAGCGCTACGAGGCCCTCATAGAAGACTTCAAGATGGTCCATAAAGAGCGTGAAGCTGGCCGAAAAAGTGGTGAAGCAGCAACAGAACTAAAAACCGATCTAAAAGCTATGGAGAAAGAGCGTGAGGTAATACTGGATCGTCTCGAGAAGGTAAAAGTTCGTACAGAATCAAACTCCCATCTTCTGAAAGCTGCGAATGAACTTCGCTCAGAACGCGACAGAGATCATGAACTGTCTCTCCAAAGGGTCCAGGAGAAAGAAGCAATATCAAATATCCAGGTATCTCTGGAACGGGCAGAGCGAAAGCTTCATCTGCTCCAGGAAGCGGGAGTGGAGCTTTCTCCGCAAGTCTTGGAGCAAAGACTTACGGAGGAAGTGATGCTACTGACAGCGGTGAAGAACGAGAGGTTGCCAGCAGAGTTGGCGGCTCTGAAGTCACAAGTTGAGGCTCTGAATGCAGTGGCGAACACTTACGCAGGTCCTGATGATATAATAAAATTGCGACAGAAGCTTGATGTCTTGGCTAGAGAAGTTCAAGCTCTAGCTGAGACGAAGGTCAGTGAGGGTGGAGCTGATCAGATGGCACCGTTCAGGCAGCAGGCCGCTGCAATTGCGGGAATCAAGAGGAATACTTTAGAGCGTCTCGAGAAGACCGAACGAAATGTAgaagaattaatgaacaaactggaggaaaaaaaagagacgACCAAAAGACTCGGTCAAGACTCAGTTCCCAAGGGAGAGGAGCTGAAGCGATATGTCGCTAGGCTGAAGACGAAAAGTGTTCTTTACAAGAAATGTAGAACAGAACTTGGGGGACTGCGAGCTGAGGCTGGAGTTCTCAGCAGAACTCTTGCGATACTTGATGGTAAACTTGGTAAAGTCAAAACTAGGGAGGATGATAAGGAAGAGCTTGGGAGGGAGGGTTCCCTCCCGGATGGGTACTCGGAAGATACCGCTGAGGAGACTAATAAGAGGCTCAAGAAGGATGTGATGGATTTCAAGGCTAAACTGGCGCCGTTATTGAATG AACTGCAGCCTTTGAGAATCAAAGCACAAGACTTGGACGACAGATATGAATCAGCCCGGCGGAGTCACGAAGCTGTGGAAGCGAGTATCAATGGAACGGTTTCAACTCTCTCCGAGGAAGTTAAAACACTTCAAGAAAATTTCGATAGG gACAATGGAGAGCTGATGCAGCTGAGAGATGAGATCGCTAAATTTCGATTGGCACAAGAAAGAGTTCAACAGGAAATGCGA CTGATCCAAAACTGCTTATGA
- the LOC135166821 gene encoding uncharacterized protein LOC135166821 codes for MPASTTCVYRGCGNNSRNKDDLIYHRLSSQSWIDYIGNEGLRNLTLSQLRERRICSAHFLESDYIFVGTMGRKRVKNGATPIDIRVIEQNTIPAVSDDDSSSAPEENIAVKEEPLDTYSDNLSFIEVEALKRELNEVYAQIDDQNTELDCHRIELRQQRIALDKQRIRYRELRLLYRQQQKDIQVLQRKIFRRRTANQRARKIAIDKILQAAGQRLWQTIANSPRLTIKR; via the exons ATGCCGGCGAGTACTACTTGTGTTTATCGAGGCTGTGGAAACAATTCACGAAACAAGGACGATCTTATTTACCACCGACTGAG ctcaCAATCATGGATTGATTATATCGGCAACGAAGGGCTTCGCAATTTGACACTCAGTCAACTACGAGAGCGTCGCATTTGTTCTGCTCACTTTCTGGAGTCCGATTACATTTTTGTTGGGACAATGGGACGAAAGCGGGTGAAAAATGGAGCAACTCCGATCGATATAAGAGTTATAGAACAAAATACAATTCCAGCTGTGTCAGATGATGATTCTTCAAGTGCTCCAGAGGAAAATATAGCTGTCAAGGAAGAACCCCTCGACACGTACTCTGACAACCTGAGTTTTATCGAAGTAGAAGCTTTAAAGCGTGAATTGAATGAAGTATATGCACAAATTGACGATCAGAATACAGAGCTCGATTGTCACCGCATAGAACTGAGACAACAGCGCATCGCACTCGACAAACAGCGTATAAGATATCGTGAACTTCGACTACTTTATCGTCAACAACAGAAGGACATTCAAGTTTTACAGCGAAAAATTTTCCGCCGAAGGACAGCCAATCAGAGGGCTAGAAAAATTGCGATAGATAAAATTCTTCAAGCTGCGGGTCAACGTTTATGGCAGACGATAGCAAACAGCCCGAGATTAACAATCAAGCGCTGA
- the LOC135167077 gene encoding NAD-dependent histone deacetylase sirtuin-1, giving the protein MASGSELPEYSAHQVKRRKIESEVYGVSVNFDIDFPEVKVNRDTQNIDIEEPLGGDSGFTDMSDGAKSVSTTPDSAHMSSTPSRTDSTSDDTGCPLDTADEKDEVSSTVSNLSDLSGLSELSEETGQLWRSASAWVQKQMQTGTDPRDLLQQLLMDPTQIPEQVDDITLWKLVLNIMSDPPRREKLSYVNTLNDVVRLIKNSKKIIVLTGAGVSVSCGIPDFRSRDGIYSRLAQDFPNLPDPQAMFDINFFAQDPRPFFKFAREIYPGLFKPSPCHRFIKMLEKHKKLLRNYSQNIDTLEQVAGIENVIECHGSFATASCTKCKFQVTAEDIRTDIFTQRIPLCQKCSTNSLPSLATTNTCHNYTDLVSQGIMKPDIVFFGEGLPDAFHDSIAKDKDDCDLLIVIGSSLKVRPVALIPSSIPSHVPQILINRESLPHLKFDVELLGDGDIIINQLCHLMGEEFLELCWSEKILEESPHLLPPRFEDPWERSNNSTQDSTEIILKQHNVSNESQDSLSINSTTPKHVGTSEICISPFDAGHMEGNEGFSLLESPKRPLDDSSVESSPKRLNRSSGSTRSSDEGERFRFTRIVSVESTSENNGQVFNLEECHVIPRMMEQEVRIEGRIEGRIEEREVEDKYGKSRHASIDSAIDSGIGDSCNSVDSSEAKEIDEKRQEIERRWGEMKESLAGRLPEGSYYQVSSGRYIFPGAEVYLESEDFADMEARGSEISTVTYAEDERRAT; this is encoded by the exons ATGGCGTCGGGCTCGGAGCTGCCAGAATATTCCGCTCATCAAGTGAAACGTAGAAAAATTGAGAGTGAAGTTTATGGTGTCTCGGTGAATTTTGATATCGATTTTCCAGAGGTCAAAGTCAATCGTGATACCCAAAATATCGATATTGAAG AGCCTCTCGGTGGTGACAGCGGCTTCACAGACATGAGCGACGGTGCGAAGTCGGTTTCGACTACCCCGGATTCAGCTCATATGTCGTCGACACCATCAAGAACCGACTCGACGAGCGATGATACCGGATGTCCCCTGGACACCGCCGACGAGAAGGATGAAGTGTCCTCGACAGTCTCCAATCTATCCGACTTGTCTGGTTTGTCTGAACTGTCCGAGGAGACAGGACAATTGTGGAGGAGTGCATCTGCCTGGGTCCAGAAGCAGATGCAGACTGGTACAGATCCACGTGATTTACTTCAACAGTTACTGATGGATCCAACGCAAATTCCAGAACAAGTGGATGATATAACGTTGTGGAAGCTCGTCCTGAATATAATGTCAGATCCACCGAGACGAGAAAAGCTGAGCTATGTCAACACACTCAACGACGTGGTTAGATTAATAAAGAATAGTAAGAAAATTATTGTACTGACTGGAGCTGGGGTTAGTGTTAGCTGTGGAATTCCAGACTTCAGGAGTAGAGACGGAATATATTCGAGGCTTGCACAGGACTTTCCGAATTTACCAGATCCTCAGGCAATGTTCGATATAAACTTCTTCGCTCAGGATCCCCGTCCCTTCTTCAAGTTCGCTCGTGAGATCTATCCGGGTCTGTTCAAGCCCTCTCCCTGTCATCGTTTCATAAAAATGCTCGAAAAGCACAAAAAACTTCTGCGCAATTACTCCCAGAATATCGACACCCTGGAACAAGTGGcaggaattgagaatgtgatAGAATGTCACGGATCCTTCGCCACTGCCTCCTGCACCAAATGTAAATTCCAGGTGACAGCGGAGGACATTCGCACTGACATATTTACCCAGAGGATTCCCCTGTGCCAAAAATGCAGTACCAATTCCTTGCCGTCACTGGCCACCACTAATACCTGTCACAACTACACAGACCTGGTGTCACAAGGAATTATGAAACCAGACATTGTTTTCTTTGGGGAGGGTCTTCCCGATGCCTTCCACGATTCCATCGCCAAGGACAAGGACGACTGCGATCTTTTGATTGTTATTGGTTCCTCCCTAAAGGTCAGACCTGTCGCCCTCATTCCTTCATCAATTCCCTCTCACGTTCCCCAAATTCTCATTAATCGAGAGTCCCTACCACACCTTAAATTCGATGTCGAACTCCTGGGTGATGGTGATATAATCATCAATCAGCTGTGTCACCTCATGGGAGAGGAATTTCTGGAGTTGTGTTGGAGTGAGAAGATCCTCGAGGAAAGCCCCCATCTGTTGCCACCCAGGTTCGAAGATCCCTGGGAGAGGAGCAATAATTCGACTCAGGACAGCACTGAGATCATTCTCAAACAGCACAATGTCTCCAACGAGAGCCAGGACAGCTTGAGCATCAACTCAACTACACCGAAACACGTGGGGACCAGTGAAATATGCATTTCTCCTTTTGACGCCGGACACATGGAGGGAAACGAAGGTTTCTCACTGCTGGAGAGTCCCAAGAGGCCATTGGACGACTCAAGCGTCGAGAGCAGCCCCAAGAGGCTGAACAGATCTTCAGGATCCACCAGGTCTAGCGATGAGGGGGAGAGATTCAGGTTCACGAGAATTGTCTCGGTTGAATCAACGTCTGAAAATAATGGACAGGTTTTCAATCTTGAGGAGTGCCATGTGATACCCAGGATGATGGAGCAGGAGGTGAGGATTGAGGGGAGAATTGAGGGGAGGATTGAAGAGAGGGAGGTGGAGGATAAGTATGGAAAGTCCAGACATGCCTCTATCGATTCAGCAATCGATTCGGGAATAGGAGACAGTTGTAATAGTGTCGATAGCTCGGAGGCTAAGGAGATCGATGAGAAAAGGCAAGAGATTGAGAGGCGGTGGGGGGAGATGAAAGAGAGTTTGGCGGGGAGATTACCCGAGGGGAGCTATTATCAAGTTTCATCTGGAAGGTACATCTTCCCTGGAGCTGAAGTTTACCTGGAGAGCGAGGACTTTGCGGATATGGAGGCCAGGGGGAGTGAG ATCTCCACTGTAACGTATGCAGAGGATGAGCGCAGAGCGACGTAA
- the Rps24 gene encoding small ribosomal subunit protein eS24 isoform X2, with amino-acid sequence MTEGTATIRTRKFMTNRLLCRKQMVVDVLHPGQPSVRKTEIREKLAKMYKVTPDLIFVFGFRTNFGGGKSTGFALIYETLDFAKKFEPKHRLQRHGLYEKQKVTRKQRKERKNRMKKVRGTKKSKVGAAAKK; translated from the exons ATG ACCGAAGGCACAGCTACCATCAGAACTAGAAAGTTCATGACCAACCGGCTGCTATGCCGTAAACAAATG GTTGTGGATGTCCTCCATCCAGGTCAGCCCTCAGTTCGCAAGACTGAGATTCGCGAGAAACTCGCTAAAATGTACAAAGTCACCCCAGACCTCATTTTCGTTTTTGGATTCCGCACAAACTTCGGGGGTGGTAAATCCACTGGGTTTGCGTTGATCTACGAGACTCTCGATTTCGCTAAGAAATTCGAACCCAAGCACAGATTACAGAGACACGGACTCTACGAGAAGCAGAAGGTGACCAGGAAACAACGTAAAGAACGTAAGAACAGAATGAAGAAGGTTCGAGGTACCAAGAAGAGCAAGGTCGGCGCTGCGGCTAAGAAG TAA
- the Rps24 gene encoding small ribosomal subunit protein eS24 isoform X1, whose amino-acid sequence MTEGTATIRTRKFMTNRLLCRKQMVVDVLHPGQPSVRKTEIREKLAKMYKVTPDLIFVFGFRTNFGGGKSTGFALIYETLDFAKKFEPKHRLQRHGLYEKQKVTRKQRKERKNRMKKVRGTKKSKVGAAAKKGKK is encoded by the exons ATG ACCGAAGGCACAGCTACCATCAGAACTAGAAAGTTCATGACCAACCGGCTGCTATGCCGTAAACAAATG GTTGTGGATGTCCTCCATCCAGGTCAGCCCTCAGTTCGCAAGACTGAGATTCGCGAGAAACTCGCTAAAATGTACAAAGTCACCCCAGACCTCATTTTCGTTTTTGGATTCCGCACAAACTTCGGGGGTGGTAAATCCACTGGGTTTGCGTTGATCTACGAGACTCTCGATTTCGCTAAGAAATTCGAACCCAAGCACAGATTACAGAGACACGGACTCTACGAGAAGCAGAAGGTGACCAGGAAACAACGTAAAGAACGTAAGAACAGAATGAAGAAGGTTCGAGGTACCAAGAAGAGCAAGGTCGGCGCTGCGGCTAAGAAG GGGAAGAAGTAA
- the LOC135166817 gene encoding intraflagellar transport protein 81 homolog isoform X2, producing MRDENLDQSAVRILTILRVLKYQPSKEPTLFRQRLVKGDQETIYEVLKWLFTNKDIARQRAYLSRFLVKVEVPPEYLADPETAALYERYEALIEDFKMVHKEREAGRKSGEAATELKTDLKAMEKEREVILDRLEKVKVRTESNSHLLKAANELRSERDRDHELSLQRVQEKEAISNIQVSLERAERKLHLLQEAGVELSPQVLEQRLTEEVMLLTAVKNERLPAELAALKSQVEALNAVANTYAGPDDIIKLRQKLDVLAREVQALAETKVSEGGADQMAPFRQQAAAIAGIKRNTLERLEKTERNVEELMNKLEEKKETTKRLGQDSVPKGEELKRYVARLKTKSVLYKKCRTELGGLRAEAGVLSRTLAILDGKLGKVKTREDDKEELGREGSLPDGYSEDTAEETNKRLKKDVMDFKAKLAPLLNELQPLRIKAQDLDDRYESARRSHEAVEASINGTVSTLSEEVKTLQENFDRDNGELMQLRDEIAKFRLAQERVQQEMRLYASHSGGPSFRDKLNESIIAEEKKFKQLKEEEKIVRELVERNEYQTHQWNHLIAIFECKLHYMQESKKRDGIVVRNEGTETLILQ from the exons ATGAGGGACGAGAATCTGGATCAATCAGCAGTGAGAATACTTACGATTCTGCGAGTCCTGAAATATCAACCCAGTAAAGAACCTACTCTGTTCAG ACAGAGATTGGTGAAAGGAGATCAAGAAACTATTTATGAGGTTCTAAAATGGTTGTTCACCAACAAAGACATTGCAAGGCAACGTGCGTATCTGTCAAGATTTCTAGTGAAg GTGGAAGTTCCCCCGGAATACCTGGCCGACCCGGAAACCGCAGCGCTGTACGAGCGCTACGAGGCCCTCATAGAAGACTTCAAGATGGTCCATAAAGAGCGTGAAGCTGGCCGAAAAAGTGGTGAAGCAGCAACAGAACTAAAAACCGATCTAAAAGCTATGGAGAAAGAGCGTGAGGTAATACTGGATCGTCTCGAGAAGGTAAAAGTTCGTACAGAATCAAACTCCCATCTTCTGAAAGCTGCGAATGAACTTCGCTCAGAACGCGACAGAGATCATGAACTGTCTCTCCAAAGGGTCCAGGAGAAAGAAGCAATATCAAATATCCAGGTATCTCTGGAACGGGCAGAGCGAAAGCTTCATCTGCTCCAGGAAGCGGGAGTGGAGCTTTCTCCGCAAGTCTTGGAGCAAAGACTTACGGAGGAAGTGATGCTACTGACAGCGGTGAAGAACGAGAGGTTGCCAGCAGAGTTGGCGGCTCTGAAGTCACAAGTTGAGGCTCTGAATGCAGTGGCGAACACTTACGCAGGTCCTGATGATATAATAAAATTGCGACAGAAGCTTGATGTCTTGGCTAGAGAAGTTCAAGCTCTAGCTGAGACGAAGGTCAGTGAGGGTGGAGCTGATCAGATGGCACCGTTCAGGCAGCAGGCCGCTGCAATTGCGGGAATCAAGAGGAATACTTTAGAGCGTCTCGAGAAGACCGAACGAAATGTAgaagaattaatgaacaaactggaggaaaaaaaagagacgACCAAAAGACTCGGTCAAGACTCAGTTCCCAAGGGAGAGGAGCTGAAGCGATATGTCGCTAGGCTGAAGACGAAAAGTGTTCTTTACAAGAAATGTAGAACAGAACTTGGGGGACTGCGAGCTGAGGCTGGAGTTCTCAGCAGAACTCTTGCGATACTTGATGGTAAACTTGGTAAAGTCAAAACTAGGGAGGATGATAAGGAAGAGCTTGGGAGGGAGGGTTCCCTCCCGGATGGGTACTCGGAAGATACCGCTGAGGAGACTAATAAGAGGCTCAAGAAGGATGTGATGGATTTCAAGGCTAAACTGGCGCCGTTATTGAATG AACTGCAGCCTTTGAGAATCAAAGCACAAGACTTGGACGACAGATATGAATCAGCCCGGCGGAGTCACGAAGCTGTGGAAGCGAGTATCAATGGAACGGTTTCAACTCTCTCCGAGGAAGTTAAAACACTTCAAGAAAATTTCGATAGG gACAATGGAGAGCTGATGCAGCTGAGAGATGAGATCGCTAAATTTCGATTGGCACAAGAAAGAGTTCAACAGGAAATGCGA TTGTACGCGAGTCACAGTGGTGGTCCGTCCTTCAGAGACAAGTTAAATGAATCGATTATCGCTGAAGAGAAGAAGTTCAAGCAGTTGAAGGAGGAAGAGAAAATAGTGCGAGAGCTTGTGGAGCGGAATGAGTATCAAACCCACCAGTGGAATCATCTAATAGC GATCTTCGAGTGTAAATTACACTACATGCAGGAGAGCAAAAAACGAGACGGAATCGTAGTCCGTAATGAAGGCACTGAAACGTTAAtacttcagtaa
- the LOC135166819 gene encoding uncharacterized protein LOC135166819, whose product MSGIFNLFGGTNVASRTQQKIGSTDVGKFSVKTNALEGSAGPLKQGGMHKPKGLSIRPKNELNVCTPSQKTSTLAKGKVNGVSCVLPASTPRQKATVSKLQVVREKQLKCLSPTSKSPYFNLTIKQKGTDDLLFKKPVTPKSSERTKFVYPEPENLSIYTDDDLAPAYSLDSDLEALEIIRKSKCEVQIVPDSFDSDLGLPLTPPMSPVLSLKYELSDMGLDLDPPDMPVFLDSDDDW is encoded by the exons ATGTCTGGCATCTTTAATCTATTCGGGGGAACAAATGTGGCCTCCAGGACTCAACAAAAAATTG GGTCCACTGATGTGGGAAAGTTCTCGGTGAAGACGAATGCCTTGGAAGGCAGTGCTGGTCCTCTGAAGCAGGGGGGCATGCACAAGCCAAAGGGACTTTCCATTCGACCAAAAAATGAACTGAATGTTTGCACACCATCCCAGAAGACTTCCACTTTGGCCAAGGGCAAGGTCAATGGGGTTAGTTGTGTTTTGCCTGCTTCAACACCGCGCCAGAAGGCAACCGTGTCTAAG CTTCAAGTGGTTCGTGAGAAGCAATTAAAATGTCTCTCGCCAACATCAAAATCCCCCTACTTCAATCTGACCATCAAGCAAAAAGGAACTGACGATCTTCTCTTCAAAAAGCCCGTGACACCGAAGAGTAGCGAGAGGACGAAATTTGTTTATCCAGAACCTGAGAATCTCTCCATCTACACTGACGACGATCTCGCACCCG cataCTCATTGGACAGTGACCTTGAGGCATTAGAAATAATACGCAAGTCTAAATGTGAAGTACAGATCGTACCTGATAGCTTCGACAGTGATCTTGGATTGCCATTAACACCACCAATGTCACCGGTATTATCGTTAAAATATGAACTCTCTGATATGGGTCTTGATTTGGATCCACCAGATATGCCAGTGTTCTTGGACAGTGATGACGATTGGTAG
- the LOC135166820 gene encoding phosphatidylinositol-glycan biosynthesis class F protein → MLTERVPGHRQLLFYSSFTCIYFPCILILLKLNENLYNVGKYKFIPILLILMFAEGIKWAFSVLSRDQNHFGKLDTRLPRSRKPWSRGIRETIRFLTLLLILCLIYYVLIVLFGAPLFTHREETSMLAITLTTLTFVTPSLHLGVDPTLGILSRLQFANSNNIIAEAMSLNIKATLLGTWLGVIVIPLDWDRPWQVWPIPCVIGALVGYMTAHFITLIKMLPIGGVLRLNKKIHR, encoded by the coding sequence ATGCTGACTGAACGAGTACCAGGGCACCGCCAGCTTCTCTTCTACTCCTCATTCACTTGCATTTACTTCCCCTGTATTCTGATCCTTCTGAAGCTCAACGAGAACCTCTACAACGTGGGGAAGTACAAGTTTATACCGATTCTCTTGATCCTGATGTTCGCCGAAGGAATAAAATGGGCTTTCTCAGTTCTCTCGAGAGACCAGAACCACTTCGGAAAGCTGGACACTCGTCTTCCTCGTTCTCGGAAGCCCTGGAGTAGAGGTATTAGGGAGACGATCAGGTTCCTGACACTTCTGTTGATACTGTGCTTGATCTATTACGTTCTGATCGTCCTCTTTGGAGCCCCTCTGTTTACCCACAGAGAGGAAACCTCGATGCTCGCCATCACTCTGACTACACTGACCTTCGTCACTCCTAGCCTCCACCTGGGGGTAGATCCCACTCTGGGAATTCTCTCTCGTCTGCAATTCGCGAATAGTAATAATATAATTGCAGAGGCTATGAGCTTAAACATTAAGGCGACACTCTTGGGGACTTGGCTGGGGGTCATTGTCATTCCTCTGGATTGGGACAGACCCTGGCAGGTCTGGCCCATTCCTTGCGTCATTGGGGCACTCGTGGGATACATGACTGCTCACTTTATCACGCTTATCAAGATGCTGCCCATTGGGGGTGTCTTGAGGCTGAATAAGAAAATTCATAGATAG